One genomic window of Psychrobacillus sp. INOP01 includes the following:
- a CDS encoding ABC transporter permease, giving the protein MKNTETIELTKEMKASSPPTGFQVIAREFMKDKLAMFSLISLIIVISGIYIWAWQIDQTQLMRISLRDKLAEPGEKFWLGADKGGRDILGQLIVGARNSLSIAIAVTLITGFIGVVIGLVTGYFGGWIDNIFMRIIDFFITIPSLMIIIVFVTIVPKYNIPIFVLIMSVFLWVGTARIIRSKALSESRRDYISASKTLGTRNFIIIFKEMMPNLSSILIVEMTLNFAGNVGLETGLSYLGFGLPPSTPSLGTLVSYANDPFIMENAWWNWLPASLLILLLMLGINYVGQAIRRSADARQRLG; this is encoded by the coding sequence ATGAAAAATACTGAAACTATTGAACTAACAAAAGAAATGAAAGCAAGCTCTCCGCCGACAGGTTTTCAAGTAATTGCGCGGGAGTTTATGAAAGATAAATTAGCTATGTTCTCGCTTATATCGTTAATTATTGTTATTAGTGGCATATATATATGGGCATGGCAAATCGACCAAACACAATTGATGCGAATAAGCTTACGAGACAAGCTAGCAGAACCAGGAGAAAAATTCTGGTTAGGAGCAGATAAAGGTGGACGTGATATCCTTGGACAATTAATAGTAGGTGCACGAAACTCACTATCAATTGCAATTGCAGTTACACTTATAACTGGTTTTATCGGTGTAGTAATTGGTTTAGTGACAGGTTATTTTGGAGGATGGATTGATAATATCTTCATGCGCATTATTGATTTCTTCATTACTATTCCATCTTTGATGATCATTATTGTATTTGTAACTATTGTTCCTAAATATAATATTCCGATATTCGTTTTAATAATGAGTGTGTTTCTCTGGGTTGGTACGGCGAGAATTATTCGAAGCAAGGCCCTTTCTGAAAGTAGAAGAGATTACATTAGTGCTTCGAAAACATTAGGTACAAGAAATTTTATCATTATTTTCAAAGAAATGATGCCAAATTTAAGTTCTATATTGATAGTAGAAATGACCTTGAACTTTGCAGGGAATGTAGGACTTGAAACCGGACTATCCTATCTTGGTTTTGGTTTACCACCTTCTACACCAAGTTTAGGAACACTTGTAAGTTATGCGAACGATCCGTTCATTATGGAAAACGCATGGTGGAACTGGTTGCCAGCATCATTATTAATTCTATTACTTATGCTTGGGATTAATTATGTTGGTCAGGCCATTCGACGATCTGCAGATGCACGTCAACGACTTGGTTAA